The Brassica napus cultivar Da-Ae unplaced genomic scaffold, Da-Ae ScsIHWf_2276;HRSCAF=2934, whole genome shotgun sequence genome contains the following window.
aatgatccgtttcgaccatctgaggaaaatgaagaaatacttggtcctgaaactccatacttaagtgcaattggagctcttatgtatcttgcaaattgtactcgacctgacatatcttttgccattaatcttttagcgagattcagttcgtctcctacgcgaagacattggaatggaattaaacatgtctttcgttaccttcaaggaacaactgatttaggcttgttttatcctaaaagttcaaaaggtcaaatgattggttttgcagatgcaggttatttgtcagatccacacaaagctcgatcccagacaggatatgtttttacaattggaggcaccgccatatcttggcgttctcagaagcagacacttgttgctacttcttcaaatcacgctgagatcattgcactccatgaagcaagtagagaatgtgtatggctaagatcaataagccgacacatctgttcaagcagtgggattgacgaaaatacggagccaactattctatatgaagataacgcggcatgtgttgctcaaacgaaggaaggatatatcaaaagcgatagaaccaaacatatacctccgaagttcttctcatacactcaagagctcgagaagaataaagagattgaagtaagatatgttcgatcatgcgacaatgcagccgacctcttcacaaaatcactccctacctcggtattcagaaaacacatccataacattgggatgcgccatcagaaggatctatgactgttcattcgagggggagcttacgtagttgtactctttttaccttactatggtttttcccattgggttttcctggaaaggtttttaacgaggcaacaaagacgttaagcgagagcggatagtgacaccggcccccaagggggagtgttacgaaagtAAACAAAAGCGGCCACCGTAatgtttgaaataattaaagatgtgggtcccgctgcactatttgcacagtaaattttcttctatatatacgaacgtttgcGTTCGTTTATAATACACACCTAAAACACTTcttctattctctctctctatcagtgttatttctttccacgggtataaaattttgcccttatttaaattcctgcgatacaaataaattctAGTTCTTTCGTAACAATTCTATTGTTTTTAGTATATTATTATGTTCTTTTTGTGTGTTATAGGTTAACATGCATAACAGAGATttacaatttgtttttattttttctttttaaattgtttaatttaattttgcaaTATAAAAGACAATAAAGATTGCATAggtatttgaatttaaaatggCAACATCGAAcataaaatctgaaataaaCACGACTTTCAGTGCGTGTTCGGTTTCAAGATAGTTTGAGGAGGAATATAAAttcagaaatttttttattttatttcagttCTCTTTCGTTCATCTGTTAGGTCCGTTCATCAGTTAGGTCCGTCGACAGATCCTCTCCGCTACCATCTCTGTTACAGCATTTAAGAAATAATAATGGACAATAAAATTGTTAGTAGAAAATTGCAGTCAGTTATTtagataatatggtttactTAATCTGTAACACATAAAAGAATCAATaatgtgtatttttaactaCAGTAATTCGACTATTTTCACATCTTTAAATAAGCAattaattcaaaattatatattaaaaaaatatcagtaaatttaataaataaaccccataacaaatattcaatttctGCACTTTTAAACCAAGGATCACAGCTTTTTACAATAACTTCTACTTACAATCatagacaaatatttaaaatatgtaaaataattttgtttttctaaatttttaatggtgagatttatttataatattttataaaaacaataaactaaatagtaaaaataatgtTTCAAGAGCGAATCCCCGGCGCATACTCTAAGTCTACATCCATAGGCTTAACACATAAGAATATATCATTGATTTCCAGCAGCCATCTAACACTGACCATCTAGATAATTTTAATGACTCAACAACTGAGGACATGCAATTCATGTTAACATACCATGAAATACAACACCCCGACTCAACTCTGCTTATTTAAGAGACAACTCAATACGTGATGAAATTACTAATAGCACAAGACAATAACATAACTGATGATCTTCAAGTTACTCTTACCATCACAGACTACAACCAAAACGCAACTGCACGACTTAACGCCGACCTTATCATCACAGATCTTGAGGGACCTAATAGGCTTCGAActacagaagaagaaaacaatacaTGCACGGTATGCTTCAAAAATTACAACAATGGAACCTATCTATGTCCTCTTACTTGCGGCCATACTTTCCATCTCCGCTGCATTGATCAATGGCTTCGTACAAATATAAGCTGTCCCATATGTGGGGAAAGTCATCTATGATTCaacattattataatttataagaggGTTTATTATATTCCAATTTCCAGTTTCATTTACATACTGTTtttgattttcattttaattttaaaactaaacatataatgtttttcctcattttataatatgttccaTTGTCAAAATTAGTGTCTTACCAAGaatcaaataagaaaaaatatacgAACAAAACTTCATTACACACATTTAAATTCAGATTagtctctaaaataaaattttaaatgtcgTTTCGTCTATATACTGTGCACATGGTACTTAACAGTATAAGTATGTctctaaataaaatatcaactttactttatgtttaaatttcaactaaatgatttttttacgaCTATCGatttttattatacttttattgAATTAATTAGTCACAAATGCTATTCCACTTTGaactaaacaatttcaaaacaaaGTAATACACTTTGGTTGCTAACCATTATCAAATGGAtcgaaaaaaaatatcattctctttccacatattttcatcttcatatttttgaatatattttctttaccaAGACCATAAAAtgaattgtaaatttattttagtataaaatataCGAAGCCGGCGCGTAGTGCCGGAATAcgactagtatatatatatattgtaaaaatatgttttgttaaGATGAGTTCAAAGTTATGTTTCCATCGAAGTTTAAAACTATCATTAAAGAAGAACAAAATGAGACCAAAAATAATATGCGTCACATTTAATCTGGTTAATTAACACGATCACATAACAAATAAAAGTTgattgggtttcgggtttaaaACAATGGTTTGGTTTAGTGCAGTTTAGATGTCCACTCTTGATTCCTCAATGTACAATCTAAAAGTGGAAAGTCCGCAGAATTTAGGGCCATTCCGATAATTCTGCCTAAATAAAAGGTATCATCGGTCGACTAAAACACGtgaagataatatataaactcGTTAGCCTCCCCAATATTTAACTCCTTTGACGAATATGGAGACAAGGTTTCCAAATGTTACAAAAACCACCCTTCCTCTTTATCTCGGACGACAATGATCACAACAATCTCCGGTACACGAGCTTGAAAGATGTGATCTCGAGTTCTGATGGCTTTGGTTCGTTCTTTTGTCACTCTGTTCCTTCGCAAGACGGTGTTCTCTTGTCGGAAATGGATTCTTCAAACATTGCCATTAGAAACGAGCTGGTGAAAAGAGCAGCTTCGATGTATCTTCAATCTTCTATGATCGTATCAGCTCCGGACACGAACTGGTTTCAGAGATTCTGTCTTAAGGCTAAGCATGCGGTTGATTGTCTCAGACCGGTTTACCGGATTTTTTCTTGGTCTAGTTAAAGAGATGTGTTTAGACAGGGTGATTCCggtttgtaaatgtgtaaatacTGTATTCTATAATAtagataatcaaataaaatttcaagCCTTTTTCACTTCCATCTAAAATATGAGAGAAATAATCTATAAACATCATCATACCATCGTAGAATTAAGCATCATACAATTATTAACGTTTTTTATAAGCTCGTTTGGAAGAAGACCACAACGTCTCTTTTCTCAGATCTTTTGGAGCTTTTGTGTCCACAAAcggctgcaaaaaaaaagagcaaattCAAAAAGAGCACCGATAAttcatatgttattaaataCTTAAAACGTGGAGGCCAAGGTGGGATGTCTCATTCAACTATACTCAGACCGGCCTTGAACACCAGTCTCAGCCTAAAGCACAGTTTGTTTTGCCATTGGGTTTCAACGATGTCAATTCCAGCTAGAAAAGTGTTTTGATTAGTTCATTAATCCATTAGCCTAATGCTTTGATTCGTGCTTTAGTGTCCCCTACACAATGAATGCAGATTGTGAAATAACTAGATCATATTCATGAATCTTTCATTTGAAACTAAGAATCAGAATGGATGTTTAGATCAATTAATTGAATCTCTAATCTCTCAATTAGAGGATATAAGCTAGGAAGTAGAAAGCTAACCCTAGAAACTGATTTGATGTTGCAGAAGAAAGGTGGGGGAGATTAGAGAATTACTTCGACTAGGATCGAATTTTGCCGGTGGAGTAGCATTTCTTGCGGCGGATCTTCGGGATTGATTTAAGATTCCGGCGGAGAAGGAAGAGTATGGTCCGGAGAAGTTCACTTCTCTTCTTCCGCCATTGATGGAATTTCAGGTTTCTTTTCCACACAACTGCTGATCACTTACCattcgtttttttctttcttctagaCACCGTTTATTtcagttgcacaaaaaaaaaaaaaaaaaaaaagacaccgtttatttctaattttcactgtggtttatttaatttaaattattttaatataggcgtttttatttaatttgaaaactataATTTATAACATCTTCTTTTTAATTTACTCGTAgtttaaaccaaaatatcagCGTCTCTTTTTCCACAAAATAAGAATACAGtagaatttctataaattaataatgttggtattttgaaattttattaatttatagagatattaatttataaaagttttcttatttagattttttattttaagatatatttattctaagataaaaaatatatttaattttggtgtatagatattaattgttatttatgaaatttgagattctttttttgtcatcaactatacagactcatactgactatgtaaaccaaaccgggtgatctgcatccatgtgaacgacaaaagacggttgcttcctaacactgcgtgctagtCTATCCGCTTTTGAATTTTGCGTCTTTGGTACATAGATATTCTCTGATCGGGTGAAACTCTTTTTCAGGAttttgatatcttccaaataatttgcaaaagctggtcattcttctggttccgaaactatcttcaccaattgagaacaatccgttgcaaacgtaacctgaattgacgtaaattcttcatgcattccattgcccatagtaGCGCTTCCATGTCCGCATATGAAGTGGAGATAGAGAAGCCGTAGCATTCCTCACCCCCAAcaatccatcaaaaccttctaaagtGCTGAACCAACATTGTCCTGAAAAAATATCACCTTCTTTCCAGGAGCCATCTGTAAAGCACCATCTTTCTGGAATCGACGGTAGGTCGTATTCATTATTTGTGATGCTGTCCTCTGGTCCTTCAATATTTGTGCTTCAGCCCACATCATTGATTTTGTTTCTGCCAACTTAAGCGTATCCATTGGGTCCATATCCAGgttactgaaaactttattattcctagctttccagatgtaccatagtatccatgcaaactgatgatcctccatctgcGGGAGTACTCTccagaatagatgatccatatttgtgaaTAGGGAACTTGTTGGAAAAATAGTTGGATTTGATGGTTTCTTCGAGATAACCCAAACCTGGAGGGCAGGAGGACATTACAAAAATACATGGTTTATCGATTCCTCAGGAGCTCCACATCTTACACAACAAATATCCCCTTGAATCCCCCTCGCTTGTAAATTCTTCATCACTGCTATACACCATGTCACTAATTGCCATAGGAAGTGTTTTAACTTTGGTGGGCACCGAATTTTCCAGCAGTAAGCCTTCAAAACATCAACTGTGGGGCCAATCAGTAGTGGTGGTCTTTCTCTATCTGGATAGATCCGCTCaacctgatatcctgatttgaccGTGTATTTCCCATTTTTTGTGAGTGCCATCCATCTCTATCTACCCTCTGATTCCTGCTCAGTGGTATGCTTTCTATAAGTTTCGCATCCTGTGGATCCACCAAAGCCCGAATTGCCTCTAAATTCCAAGTGCACGAGGTAGAGTCAATGAGAGACTCCACTGTATGGTCCGGGTATAagttgtgttgatttttattagctggtcttgggcgagtggttgggagccatggatcattccatacagatatagaAGAACTtaatcccacccttttgattagtactttgcttaccagagatctagtaGAGACAATACTCTGCCAGCCATATGACGAAGAATATGAACTAATCGGTTCCAAAGGTGAAGCGTTCATAAAATACTGACCTTTGAAGACACGAGAGAATAAATTATTTGGCTTCTCTATCAGACACCATAATTTTGTACCAAGCATTGCTGTATTGAAATCAGCGATGTCTTTAAACCTCAAACCTCCTTCATCCTTATCTGCacatactttgtcccatgatttccagtgcatgcctcttgtgcttcctcatggactccaccagaattgtgatACCGCGCTCATCAGTTTCTTCACAGTTGTCTTCGGAAAACGATAGCAGGACATCATATGATTTGGTAATGCTGTAATCACTGACTTAATGATCACTTCTTTCCTCTTTTTGTGAAAAACTTGAAAGTCCACCCATTAACTCTATTATTTAAACGCTCTTGTACAAAGCTAAAAACTTGGATCTTTGAACCCCCCAGATTTTCTGGTAAACCAAGGTAGGATCCCATTCCTCCAAGATTCTGAATGCCCAAAATATCCCTCAAGTCTTGTCTGACAAATTCTTCGATcttgtgtccaaattgaattgaaaacttgtcaaaatttattaaatgtcATGAAACTgcctcatattcctttaaaatcctaagaatggtttgacactcttctttttgagctttacaaaagaatatgctatcatccgcaaaaagcaaATGAGATATCGACAGACAAGCTCTAGCCTACTTCATCCCGTATATTTGCAATTAAAGCTTCAGTAcagagaataaataaataaggcaATAAAGGATCTTCTTGACGTAAGCCCCTATGTGGGACAATGAGTCCACGTGGTTGACCATTTATGAGAACCTTATATTGAACCGATGATATACATTCCATCATTAATTTAATCCAATGAAGGTCAAAACCCAATTTCTGTAATAAGGTCTTAATAAAGTCTCATTCTACTCTATCATACGCTTTGATAATATCCGTTTTAACTGCCATATACTTTCCTTGACATGCTTTATTGGTCCGCAATCCGTGGAACATTACCTGGGCGTTAAGAATATTATCTGAGATCAACATTCCTGCCACAAATGCCAAATGAGTTTCGAAAATGAGCAATGGAAGATAGATTTTCAATCGCTAACACAAAACCttcgaaataattttatatcctACATTACATAGACTAATTGGCCTCAAttccgtcatccttgtaggtctcTCCATTTTTGGAATCATtcaaatattagtaatatttaatctTGTATCCATTTCTCCcgagaccaaaaaaatattcaccATCTCGACTAAATCATTCTTCATGATATGCTAGGAGTGTTGGAAAAAAAGAGCTGTCATGCCATCCGGTCCTGGCGCTTTTTCTGGGTGCATCATAAACAAACTCTCTTTAACCTCCTCCTCCGTCGCTAGCCTCAACAAATGTTGATTCATCTGAGGAGTAATGCCCGGTGTAACCTCTGTAAGAAAACTATCGAATTCTGATGGGGAGGTGGTACTGAATAGATCTTCAAAATAATCTACGCCACCTTTTCCACACCATTATCCTCTGTAATCCAATTCCCATCCGCATCATGTAATCCAACAATTCTATTACGGACCCGTCGTTGTTTAGTTAAAGCATGATAAAACTTTGTGTTAAGATCCCCAGATGAATACCACATGTTCCTGCTTTTCTAGTGCCAGTAATCTtcctcatccttatatgcatctTGTAATTTCCTAGACACCTCCAGAATATTCTCTTGAGACCTAGTATTATCTGTTTGTACCTCTTCAAGAACTTGTtgtaattcatttattttttcttttccataaGGAGGATTATTTTTCCACCATTTAGCAATTTCGTGACGACAATTACTAATTTTTCCACCATATTCTATGTTATCCCTTCTACTCTTCTTTCGTTATAGTCTATCCAACCCATTGTAATTGATTCCATAAGACCCGCTTGTCCAATCCACCTCTTATCAAACCAAAATTGTCCTTTCCTCCTTGGAACTCTGTCCTCAAGATAAGCCACCACTGGCCAATGATCAGAAGCCACCATCCCTTGATACTCTGTGAAAGAACATGGGAATAGAGTATGCCACTCTTCATTTGCTAAAGCACAATCTAGACGACATCTAACCATCACTGCCTCtttcccttttcctcttctcccTTGCAATGACATTTTGTTTCCCCGAGCCGGAAATTCCAGTAAACCACTATTtcttatcatattattaaaaggaaTAAAAGAATCTGCACTCCTCAGGGATCCCccatctttttcatgatttcctgTAATTTCATTGAGATCACCAATAATGAACCAGGGTTCAGATCGCGACAGTCCATATCTAGTTAAACGTTCCCACACTTGTTTTCGCATCTTTTGAACTGGATCTCCATATACAAAAGTAAGATAAACCTTTTTGCCAAGAGCCTCCACTtccacattgatcatttgattgCTAGAATATAATACCCTTACCTAATACTCATTATTGTAAAAAAGCGCTAATCCCCCACTTCTCCCCAATGGGTCTACTGTGACCAGATTATCAAATCCAAAGTGAGCTTGAAATTTTTGGACAAACTCTGGCTCTTGCTTTGTTTCAGctaaaaataaaaagtctgGTTTATGTCTATGCTTTATCTCGCTCAAATAGCTTATAGTCCACTTGCTTCCCATTCGTCGGCAATtctcatttaaaaaatttatcttttatttgctTTGGAGAGCCAATTCGACGGGTGTAATGATACCCTATTTCCTCATTCCAGATATATTCCTTTCTTTGTGACCATTCCATAAAAATCCATAATGACTCTAACCATTTATATTTTCCATATCTGCCACTTCACCCTTAAAACTATCAACATGGATAAAAAGATACCAATCTTGCCATTTAGCTCACGTAACCTCCAATCCCAATAAACCCACAACCTGAAAGAAGACTTGAGAAACAAGACTATCTCTATACCACAGTATGAATCTTTAATATTACATAGAATCTTTAAAATGGacacattaaaaattttgaaaccaTCAGAGCCCTTTCCGATAAACCAAAAGCACATTGAAAGCTTACATATCTACGTGGAGAGAATCCTCCCCCACCAATCTGTAACCTTACAGAATAATTACATTCCACTTTAGAAATATAGTATAATGATATACCATAATCACTTGATCCATGTTGCACCTAGAGACCACATATAGTAAAGTAATAACTCCAATCATCCCAAAGCGCTTATGCCACCTCTGAACTGTAATAGCCTTGATAACTAACCAAGTCACCATCCAGTTTCTTCTTACTTCGATACCATCGTGTCTCTGCACCGCGACCCTCCATTCCATAGCAACTATACCACTGCCCCGCATCTGCCGCATATACTGATCAACCCAATAAATCCTACGGTCATTAAGTAACATCAATAACACAAATACACCAATACAATCCATATTCCAATACCTAAGTGTATCATCAGTTCGATCATATTCCTGAAGAGAGCTGTCACGCTTATACCAAACCCGTATGCAAATTAATCCAAAGAAACCACAATACCaataacaaaacatttttattaatccATTGCTTACTCTCGAGATAAAGCTCTACCAACAACCATAAAACCAAGGAAAAGACCAGAATCAATTCCTTAACACATTCCAAAATAAAGAGACAAAGAATGTTATCCAAAAAAACTATTCGCTGAATCATCCCAATAGAAAACCAAACTACCGACGGCTGTAATTCAATTTCATCTATTAAGTTATGTACGTACACATAGGCATGAAGATTACATAAATGGATTCCCCAATCCACCTTTAAACCATTACACCAATCACCGAGTATGAAAAAAATCACATGTCTATACGATTTCCAGCTAGACACCTTCactaaccaaaagaaaaacatattgaTCCATAGAAGATTCTAGGCTCAGCCAAGTTTTTTGCTTTTCCAACGCCTGCACTGATACCTATTTCACAAACAAACGCCAATATATCTCCTCTCACTGCTGAGTATACTCTTGACCATACTCGCTCCTCAGACCTCTTCCCCATAATGAACAACCTGAAGACCTTATCCAGCTCCAATCCTGCCCTTTGTAACTGGTTTAAAGGGACCAGTTGTAGGGCTAGTAGGACTATAACTTGTCCACGCAAGCCGAGCCCAAGTTCTCGCCTAGTAGCAGAGAAAAACACGACACTAACCATTTCATTAGCAGAGTTATCAAAATGAGGAACATAGATCTTAAACTTCTTGATGTTATTCTCCGGACCATTCTTGCTCCCCACCTTGCCCACAAGTTGACCTTGAGACATGTTaaccaaataaaaaagagaCGTGCTAAAAAGCTGAAATTGAATTGCGAGAGAAATGTTGAATGTTGTGATGCTCAGTAACCTCAAAACCGCAGCTTTCTTATACTTCTCCGACTTCCAATAAATCCTCAGTAATCATGAAGATCCTAAGCGAGCCACCAAATTGATACGATGTAATCTCCGTGAACCATTGATGAAGTAAAATTCTTTGAACCCAGAGCAAGACTTTCCTAAGAAGGATACGCCTACCCACCATACAATATCGACAACCCAAGCTTTCCTTAGCCTCCGATTCAAAAGGATTCGAATTAGATAGTATCATACCTTTGACTTCCTTAGACCAAAGATCCGAGCCTTCCAATCTCATTGAATGATTTCACTCCTTGATATCCCCTCGTTCCAGGCATCTGTACACATTCTCAATACTCCGAACAACATCCAAATCCACCCCGATCTTGCAATCATAAACCTGCCTTCTTTTTGGGTACTCCCCAAATCCCTCGATCTGATGAAGAACAAATCCCTCTTCAGAACCATCGAACCCTAGATCCACCGTTTCCTTTACCCCTTGATATACCAAATCCCcggaattctttttttttctttgtttaattGAAAAGATATAACAATCttgaaaatttgatatttatattagttttattatattatttggtgtatataatatatattgcatagaacttaaatgtggttttacgTATAATA
Protein-coding sequences here:
- the LOC106359678 gene encoding uncharacterized protein LOC106359678; this translates as MLQKPPFLFISDDNDHNNLRYTSLKDVISSSDGFGSFFCHSVPSQDGVLLSEMDSSNIAIRNELVKRAASMYLQSSMIVSAPDTNWFQRFCLKAKHAVDCLRPVYRIFSWSS